The sequence below is a genomic window from Methanocella sp..
GCGCTCCTTCTGGTTGGGCTCGACCTCGGCGAAGACGTTGACCTCGTTGACCGCCGCCATCAATGCATCGTCGCTCATGTGGTCCAGCTCCGTACCTTTGATCACGCGGTCATTGCATATGCCGCCGGATATTTCGTCTGCGCTGCAGATCTGGCGGTTGATATAGGCCGCTACCAGGGCGTTATCCCCGGTAATGATCTTCAGCGTCACTCCCAGCCGGCTCATGTCCTTGATGGCGTCCATGATACCGGGCTTGGGCGGGTCATATAAGACGATGATGCCCAGGAAGGTCATGTCGTACTCGTCGTCCTTCGCGATGCGGGACTGCTGCCCTACATCCTTATATGAGACGCCGAGCGTGCGGAACCCTTTCGCGCTCAGCTCGTTGTACTGCTTCATGATGAGAGGCCGGGCCTCGCCCATCCCGATGATATTGCCGTTCAGCTCCGCCCGGGAGCAGATATCCATAACGTTCTGCAGGGCGCCCTTGGTCATTATAATGTTAATGCCGTCTTTCGCGACCAGCACGCTCAGGCGTTTCCGTATGAAATCGTAGGGCACCTCGTCGACTTTATTATAGCCGCCCAGGTCGAGCGTGCAATAATTTTTTATTGCAGCGTCGATAGGGCTGGCAAAGCCCGACTCCATGCAGGCGTTAAGGCCCGCATATAGCAGGACCTTATCGCTCTTTTGACCGTCGATGCCGACGGCCGAGTATACTTCGACTTTGCCTTCGGTGATAGTGCCCGTCTTGTCCGAGCACAGGACGTTCATGCTGCCGAAGTTCTCTATGGAGGAGAGCTGCTTGACGATGACCTTCTCCTTCGCCATGCGGCGGGCGCCGGTGGCCAGGTTAATGCTGATGATGGCCGGTAGAAGCTGCGGAGTGAGGCCCACGGCCAGCGCCAGCGCGAACATGAAGGAGTCGAGCACCGGCCTGTGGAAATATACGTTGATGGCGAAGATCGCGATGATCATGACGGTGGTGATCTCCAGCAGAAGATAGCCGAACTGGGTGACGCCCCGCTCGAACTCGGGCACTGGCGGCTTGAAGCGCAGGTGCTCCGAGATGCGGCCAAACTCCGTGTCCGTGCCGGTCCTCACTACGACGGCCCTCGCCGTCCCGCTGATCACGTGCGTGCCCATGAAGAGAGCATTGGTCCGCTTGCTGAGCGGCGTTTCCGGAGGAAGCGTTCCGACGACCTTTTCGACTGGATATGTTTCGCCGGTCAGTGCCGCCTCGTCCACGAAAAGGTCCCTGGACTCCAGGATCAGGCCGTCCCCGGGAATGCCGTCGCCGGCGTTCAGGACAAGCACGTCGCCCGGCACGATATCCTCGAACGGGAGGTCGACTTCCCTGCCATCCCGGAGCACCCGGGCCGTGACCTGGACCATTGCCAGCAGCTTTTCAATGGCGTTGGCGGCCGAGTATTCCTGCCAGAAGCCCAGGGCGCCGCTCAGGAATACGATGATGAGGATGATGATGGAATCGGCTTTATCTCCGAGGTAGATCGACAGAAGAGCGGCGAATAATAGTAAAAGAATGATAGGGCTCTTGAACTGGCTGATGAGCAGTGTCAGCGGGTCGGAGCGCTTTTTGGGCTGGAGCCGGTTCGGCCCGTAGGCCTTAAGCCGGCGTTTCGCCTCGTCGCTATTGAGACCCTGCGCGGTCGTGTCGAGGTCGCCCATAGCCTGCGCCGGCGTTTCGCTCCAGAACGCTTTCTGACCCGAGTACATGAGTCCCCCATATAGAGATATTGCGGCAAGTTATTAATAATAGGCTTCGTTTATCGCTTAAAAAGTACGACCGTATTGCCTTTCACTTCGATGAGCTCGGCCCCTGTTTTTTCCGCCAGCTCCTTTGCCATCTCGGCCCTGGGCATCGCCTCGACGGCGCTTTTCAGGAGCTTCACCTTGATGAGCTTATTATCTTTTAGCTGCCGCTTAAGCTCCTCGATGAGCGAGGGCGTGACGCCGTTCTTGCCGACGTGGGTCGAGGCCTCGATATTGGCTGCCTGGCCCCTCAACTCTAAGATCCTCTTCGTGTCCATTCAATTAATTAATGATGCGCGCTGCACATATTAGTTCCGGTGAGAGGCAAGACGTCGGCGGCAAAACACGGTTACATATTTATTAAGAGTATAAAAAAATAAATCGAAAAATTAGGTTAGATACCGGGTTTTTCATTTATCATCTCTTTCTTAGAGATAAGATGAGCAGGGCTAGTATGATTATACCGATCAATATTGCAAAGATCACGGGATAAACCGAGGATGTAGCCGTTGGCGACGGGCTCGCTATCGGTGAACTGGAGATCGGCGTAGGTATTGCGGTAGGCTCTGCCGTAACTGTCAGGACTGGCGTCGGTAATGGAGTAGGTGTCGCTGTCGATGTAGCGTTTATTTTAAATGGAACTGGCGTGGCAACTATCGGCATGGGGCCCACCGTAGGCGCTGCCGGCCCGGGAGGCGTGTAATGTAGTTCTACTTTCTGAGTGGTCCCCGGGATGAAAGTGACGTGTTCACCCGAATCTTTTCCATTGATCCGAAATACAATCCAGTCCCCTTCATTGACCCCATCGTTGGTACTCACAGTTATATTAAAAGTATCAGAAGATGTAAAAACGGGGGGAGGTATTACCAAGAGTTTATTATTGTTATTGTCCGCTATGAACAAGGTAACCGATATACCTGCAGGTATCTCTATTGAGCCGTTGATGATCATGCTGTCATTACTGATCGGGTCTGCATATGAATAAGGCATGTAATAGGGTAATAAATAAACGAAGAGCAATGTGACTGAAATGAGCGTTGCTATCGCTGAGTTTAAGTTTTTCTCCATCATCTACACCTTCATGCCCCTCTTTTACAAACGATATATTAGACAGTCATTATATAAAATATCCGCGACAACATTTTTATAATTATTAAAATGTAGTCGGTAAAAATGGGCTCACGACGTATTTTTCCCATGTGCCTATATAAAAATCGCTTATATTGTGTAGTAATTCCGCTTGTTAATATGTTTCATACCAGTATAGACCGTTAAAGATGCCGGAATGATCAGCAAAGAAAGACGGCGCACATCGCAAAAAGTGAATAAGATTATGTGCCAAGACTGACATATGGTCGTACATCATGACGGACAAACTCAGGGTCGGCGATTACATGACCGGCAAGGTCATCACGGTATCGCCGGACGACACGGTGATGGATGTCATCAAGCTCACGCGGGAAACGGGTCACGACGGCTTCCCCGTCACGAAGGAGAAAAAGGTCGAAGGCTACATCTCGTCGCTCGACATGCTGCTTTGCGAGTCGGACGAGCTGGTCAAGAACGTTATGAGCAAGAACCTCATCGTCGCGCACCCGAACATGGAGATCAACGAGGTCGCCCGAGTTATATTCAGGCTGGGCGTAAGCAAGCTCCCTGTGGTCGACGATAAGGGCAACCTGGTCGGCATCATCACGAACTCGGACGTCATCCGCTCCCAGATCGAGCGGGCCGACCCCCAGAAGGTCTGGAAATTAAAGAAAACGCTGGAGACGCTCCACAACGTCGACATAACGGTCGCCAGGGGCGAAGTCGACATCAACGAGCTCGTGCCCACCCAGGGCAAGGTCTTTGCCGACGAGCTGGAGGGCCGCATCTACGAGCTAAAGAAAGGGCTTGCCGAGCCCCTTATCGTCATCCACAAGCCCGGCAGGTGGCTGCTGGCCGATGGCCACCACAGGGTCGTAGCCGCCAGGCGCCTTGGCATGCAGAAGATAGATGCCTATATTCTCGAGATACCAAAAGATATCCCCCTGGGCATGGAAAAGTCGGCCCGGGATGCGGGCCTCAAGACACTGGACGACATCCAGGTGCTGGACTACGCGAAGCACCCGCTCATCGAAATAACGGAAAGGCTTTTAATGAAGGACCGCAAGACCATCTCGCCCGAAGACCTGGAGAGGCGGGGCATGGAG
It includes:
- the mgtA gene encoding magnesium-translocating P-type ATPase, whose product is MYSGQKAFWSETPAQAMGDLDTTAQGLNSDEAKRRLKAYGPNRLQPKKRSDPLTLLISQFKSPIILLLLFAALLSIYLGDKADSIIILIIVFLSGALGFWQEYSAANAIEKLLAMVQVTARVLRDGREVDLPFEDIVPGDVLVLNAGDGIPGDGLILESRDLFVDEAALTGETYPVEKVVGTLPPETPLSKRTNALFMGTHVISGTARAVVVRTGTDTEFGRISEHLRFKPPVPEFERGVTQFGYLLLEITTVMIIAIFAINVYFHRPVLDSFMFALALAVGLTPQLLPAIISINLATGARRMAKEKVIVKQLSSIENFGSMNVLCSDKTGTITEGKVEVYSAVGIDGQKSDKVLLYAGLNACMESGFASPIDAAIKNYCTLDLGGYNKVDEVPYDFIRKRLSVLVAKDGINIIMTKGALQNVMDICSRAELNGNIIGMGEARPLIMKQYNELSAKGFRTLGVSYKDVGQQSRIAKDDEYDMTFLGIIVLYDPPKPGIMDAIKDMSRLGVTLKIITGDNALVAAYINRQICSADEISGGICNDRVIKGTELDHMSDDALMAAVNEVNVFAEVEPNQKERIIIAMKRAGNVVGYMGDGINDGPALHAADVGISVDSAADVAKEAAEIVLMEKDLDVLARGIEEGRKTFANTLKYVFMATSANFGNMFSMAGASLFLPFLPLLPTQILLTNLMTDIPEMTIATDTVDLELVDRPRRWDIGFIKKFMVTFGLVSSIFDFMTFGVLLFLLHASERQFQTGWFMESVVSAAMIVLVIRTRKPFFRSHPGKPLVLATLLIVAVVIVMPYTPIAPFFKFEPLPPVFIVTLAIIVGLYIATVEVIKWIFYRVVKF
- a CDS encoding YhbY family RNA-binding protein; translation: MDTKRILELRGQAANIEASTHVGKNGVTPSLIEELKRQLKDNKLIKVKLLKSAVEAMPRAEMAKELAEKTGAELIEVKGNTVVLFKR
- a CDS encoding CBS pair associated ParBc domain-containing protein is translated as MTDKLRVGDYMTGKVITVSPDDTVMDVIKLTRETGHDGFPVTKEKKVEGYISSLDMLLCESDELVKNVMSKNLIVAHPNMEINEVARVIFRLGVSKLPVVDDKGNLVGIITNSDVIRSQIERADPQKVWKLKKTLETLHNVDITVARGEVDINELVPTQGKVFADELEGRIYELKKGLAEPLIVIHKPGRWLLADGHHRVVAARRLGMQKIDAYILEIPKDIPLGMEKSARDAGLKTLDDIQVLDYAKHPLIEITERLLMKDRKTISPEDLERRGMESD